From the genome of Fusarium fujikuroi IMI 58289 draft genome, chromosome FFUJ_chr06:
TCGTCTCCCGATGTGACGATCTGATTGTTGCCGCTGCCGCTCATCTTCAgccaaaaagaaacaagatgaGATAGATTAAGAGAAAAGATCTGAAAATTGTAGACCGCACTATTAAAGTCAAACAACCTGTGATTAAATCGTAAATCGTGTTGAAACTGGTGACGCCAGGGGTGAGTTGACACTACCTACCAAGTACCAAGTACGTCGAGATGAGTGTGGCTTAGACTGACGGAGCTTCGGACGGGAAGCGGGGCCTAAATAACCGCCCATGTCCAATAAAATCTCGTCCCCGTTGAGCTACTTTAATCTGGCAacgggaggcaagaaaactgAGGACCTTTATCTCAGATACAAAAAAGATGTGGACATAATTCAGTGTAGATTTGGTGCAATCGATACCATTTACTTTTGACACCCCCTTCCAACGTCggaagttttcttgctccctgggGCCATGCACAGTTGAAGACGTTGGAGCCCTGAAAAGGCGCGACAAAAACCAATTGTCAGAGGGAGGGCCGTTGCTTTGCGCTTGGCCGCTGACGACCACCCCCGGATCCCGCCATGTCATTGCATCTCACTCATGCATGAATCTGTCTCTCACAACGATCGATCATGAGTACACTAACTATCCAACAACTAAAGTGATCATCCCTTTAATCCCCACCATATCTTCCGATTCATCGACTGGACCCTTCCAACAAAGCACAAGCCTTCCACGGGGCTCGCTGTGTCTCGCGCGACTGCGACGGCGGCCTCCCAAGACCTGAGCATCCAGTGTTATACCGGCCACCCCGCCCCAATAACCTAACCCAGCAATACGAAAAGAAGCATCACCACTCGATTAGCTGTCCCAGCTCCCAGCTCCCATCAGCTCTTGccggctgctgctggctaCCTCCCCCATCCGCCACTTATTCCTCGAACCCGGCGTGGTCCAATTAGATGGATACTCTGCGATGCCTAAGTCGGAGGAAGAGCCATGCGATGGGTAATCTCGAAACTAGAGGCGCCGTATTGAAACGCCAGCTTAGCGATGGAGGAATCGcgggtgttgttgttggtgttatCGTGGGCATTGCGCTAGTTGTTCTTTGCTCGTATCCCTTTATCATCCGCCGCATCAGACGCCGAAAACAAACATCTCTTCACGGACCCCCGGACACGAACGACCCAGAGACTGGCGAAGTTCCAGCAACTGGAGCCCCCGGGATAGACGACAATCAACGCCGCTTGTCCTCACAAGACTCTTTCAAACCTTCTGGAGAAAATACGCGTGGGGGAGTTGATGGATCCGTCAAAGACTTGGACTGGACAGCCCACGATGGCTTGTTGCAGCAAACTAATGGACAAGGTCAACCAGACTATATTCCCCGAATCGTCACAAATTTACCTTCTTATGGCTTTGGAAATGCTCAGCCAACTGCCAACGACTCAGTACCACGCTCAGCACCGTTCGGCTCCGACGAGAATCATCATGAAGAGTACATGCCGCAGTCTATTGGCGATGCACCCCGGGCTGTTCTTAATGGGACCAGTGCGGATTACTATAGCCCATCAGTCCCCTCGGAGGCATTTGGCATGTTTTCGACTGAGGAACCCCGACCTCAACCTGAACGCTCGTGGTCGCGTGGGAGCTCCTtgagatataatttaaaacaGATGTTTAGTCGCAAGAGCACGCGCGATCAGTCTCTGAACTCACCAACATCGGAATGCCTGGCTGAAAACCTCGAAAGCGTACCAAGAGCACAGGATGGAAGTCTTCAACGGATCACGACAGCAGGAAGACCGACCGAATCTCCTACTGACATGACTGCTCCGGCGACTGATTCTTTGCCGATACCTTCGTCTACCCAAGCCTTGGGCTCCCCGATCGCTTTACCATCTACCCTGCCAAAGGGGGCTGTGCAAAGTCCCCCAGATTCCCCACCGACCACTTTCAACTTCAACGCGTCCCAATCCCCTCCTAGCCATCCCGCACCTGGTACCGTGAACCCTATGGATATCATGCCTGCATCGACAGAAACCGAAGTATGGCACAGGAATGACTACCAATTATTTGTATCGCAATCCTCACCCAACCAGCCACCCCCCTCAGCTGGGCCTGCCACGCATGAAGGACCTGTGGATTCGCCGTCGCCGTTAACCCTCCCTCCTAGtgatcctcaacctcaacctgtGCCCATAGTTCACTCACCTACACCAACCCAGAGTCAAATAGCGTTTAAAACGGAGGTCGATGACAATCAGGATATCTCTATGTCTGAAATTCCAACGGCCAACCATTTGAGTCCTCTCCCCGACAGTAGTATTCGACACCCAAGCTATCCCTCCGATGCGTCCACCCCCCTGCCTGGACCGGCATTCACCAACCCGTCATCGCTCAGTACACCTGCGACACAGCTTGATACTCCTTCACCTCACTCTGGTACATCTTCCGACTACCGACATAGCGTGTCACCAGGAAACGCCGTGAGCAACCCGTCACCGAGTAATGGTTCACACGCATGTGATGAGCCTGGCTGTAACCAGGTGTTCGATCAGCCACACAAGCTCAAGTAAGTTTATATCATGGCATGGCTGATCCAAGTCGCTCATCAACCCAACAGGCATCATCAACGATATCATACAAAAGACCACAAATGCCCTTACCCGAACTGTGGCAAGGGATTCGGGACCAAGACACATCTCCAGCGGCATGTCAATGATCGACacgaaagaaagaaaaagttcCACTGCGCTGTGCAAGGCTGCGACTACTCAAGGCAAGGAGGAAAGGGATTCCCTCGCAAGGATAACTGGAAACGGCATATGACAAAGATTCACAATATGGATCAGAGACACCTCCCAGAACCTGTGGAAGTCGACCAGGAGATGGGCGGCACATAAGGATACCTGTTTGCGACGTCATCTTATTTGCTGCTGTAGATATGGGGTACTCCCGCTGCATCCTGCACTGTACTATGTGCCACCTGAATCGGCCACTGACTGACAAGCCTTAGCACTTTGCTGGGCTCTCTGTTTACTTACTTTCCTTTTTCATTTACAGCGATTTGATTCTTACACTCGTTCAAATTTGGCATACATGGGTATTAGAAGTCAAGGAATCGGCACAAAAACCAATGTTTGGACATGTAGGACTATTCGGGCGTTAGGTCATGGGAAAAGACATGTTCGTCTAACAGCGGACGAGCCAGGGGTGTTCGTTCTTGGGTATCTATTAATTCAACAGTGTACAACCGAACTATTCCAATACAAAGAGTGCTATTGAGCATCATGGTTTCTGGCACATGCTCGCCCCCTTCAGCTTAGGTCTTTGATGATTTTCCtgacaagcttcttctgttctTCGACATCTAATCTCCTCTCATCAGTCTCCAGTACTGCCCTCCCAACAGCAATGACCGTTTTCACATTCTCACTATCAACCCAGAACTTGCCATTGCGTCCTGTAGCTGTCTCAAATTGAAGGCCTGCGTTGCCGAGCTCTTCCAACACCACAATCCGGCCTTCTTGCACACTCTTGGGCATCATCAGACGTCGAGCCATTCCAAGTGACACGGTGTAGAGCATTCCGCCTGTTAGAGGGCCTAGACCCTCGGATTTtcctgttgaagaagatacGCATTCAATCTCTGGGTCCATGTGCCGGTTGGCGAGAGCAATCCGTGCGTACACAAGTGCACCCGCGATAAGCTGAGGACGGGTCTTCTTTGTGGCGCCCTCAAAAGAAAGTTGTGGTAGAAGAGCAGGCGCGGTATAGTCGGAGAGAGTAACGTAGAATAAGTCGGCGGCGCTGCGCTGGACGGTCCCGATGACGAGCTCACCGACGCGAGGGGTATACTGTTGATTGGTGAGCCGACGTTCTACGGCCCGGAGATAATTCAGAAGCGTACCTTTCCTCGAGCATTCTCTACACGAATTGCATTCTTTTGTCGATCAGTTACAAGTTGGCCAGCAAGTGTGGGAACGATGTCGTTGGGAGGCACATGTCGTAGGCCAGGACCGAGCCGCAGAGGCTTCTTAGCGTGTGAAGGGATAAGAGATGGATCAATGATATCGCCTGGCAGTACGAACACCGCATcagatgccatgatggaaaGGTTGACGAGTTAATGCTTTGAAATGTAACAGTTAAAAGCTGTAATCCCGATGCGACAACTTCAAAACCATGAGCACAGGCGGCATGTGGAGAACCGATAACGATAACGTGAATACGTACCAGTGGCCGATCAAGAAAAAATGTGGGTGAAGCGATTAGCGGGCAGTTTTTTTCCAATCTctgagggaaaagaaaagaaacccCACTAAcatccatcaccaactcGCACTCGCCCTCCAAAATCTCGACATCTTGGAACCTCTTTGCTTCAACTCAACAGAGGCACAGAGTCTTGActttctctctccctctctccctATAAGGACTCACACAACTCCCTTCCGACGGACCTAATGAGTGACAACGCTGGAGCCAAGGGCCCTGAGCCTGGCGATCGAGTTGCCATTGGTATTACCTTTGGTAACTCCAACAGTTCCATTGCCTATACTGTTGACGACAAGGCCGAGGTTATTGCCAACGAGGATGGAGGTATGTTCTAGATCGACTTGAACTGTGCCCCGTGATACTGTCACTTGGTCGCTTGCTTACCGTTAGCTTCTCGATAGACCGACAAATTCCCACCGTTCTGTCTTACGTTGACGGCGATGAGTACTACGGCGGACAGGCCAAGAACTTCCTCGTTCGCAACCCCGATaacaccatcgccaacttCCGGGACTTCCTCGGCCAAGAGTACGCGACCTTTCCGCCGCAGCCCCAATTCTGGAACTAAGGAAACTGACAAGATGCCTTCAGATTCAAGTCCATCGACCCTACCCACTCTCACGCCTCCGCCCACCCCAAGGATGTTTCCGGCACCGTTGCTTTTTCTGTCAAGGACAAgagcgaggaagagacttCGACTGTTTCTGTTTCAGAGGCCACTACTCGATACCTGCGACGCCTTGTGGGTTCTGCTTCCGACTACcttggcaagaaggtcaCCTCTGCCGTTGTTACCGTCCCCACAAACTTCACCGAGAAGCAGCGAGAGGCTCTGATCAAGGCCGCCAACGACGCCGACATCGAGATCCTCCAGCTTATTTCTGACCCTGTCGCCGCTGTTCTGGCTTACGATGCCCGTCCtgaggccaagatcgaggataAGATTATTGTTGTTGCCGACCTTGGTGGCACTCGCTCAGATGTTGCCGTTGTCGCTTCGCGAGGTGGTCTTTACACGATCCTCGCCACTGCTCACGATTACGAGTTTGCTGGTGTTCATTTGGACAATGCCCTTATGGATCACTTTGCTAAGGAATTCCAAAAGAAGCACAGCATTGACCCCCGAAACAACACTCGCAGTCTTGCAAAGCTTCGACTTGAGTCCGAGGCTACCAAGCGAGCTCTGAGCCTGGGCAGCAACGCTCAGTTCAGCGTCGAGAGCTTGGCGGATGGTTTCGATTTTTCTGTTACTATCAACAGGATACGATACGAGATGGTTGCCCGCAAGGTATTCGAGGGCTTCAACCGACTCATCGAGGGtgttgtcaagaaggccGGCCTCGATGTTCTTGACATTGACGAGGTTATTCTGTCAGGAGGTACTGCCCACACCCCTCGTATCGCTAACAACCTCCGTGGTATCTTCCCTGAGACTACCGAGATTCAAGCTCCCGCCACGAGCGTGTCCGCCATCAACCCTTCTGAGCTCCTTGCTCGTGGTGCTGCCCTCCAGGCCTCTTTGATCCAGGAGTACGAGGCCGCCGATATCGAGCAGTCCACTCACCCTGCTGTCACCACTGTCAAGCACATCTCCAATGCTATTGGTGTTATCACCGTGGGTGCTGACGGCGAGGATGTCTTCACCCCCATCATTGCCCCTGAGACCGCCGCCCCTGCCCGTCGCACTATCCATATTCCCGCTCCTAAGGAAGGTGGCGATGTTCTTATTAAGATTGTTGAGGGTAACACCCACATCAAGGTCACCAAGCCTGAGCCTAAGGCTAAGGAAGAGAATGgagacaaggatgaggacgactCCGATTTTGATGActctgatgaagaggaagaggagacccgggagaagatctggaagatCGGCAACCCTCTTGCCGAGGCCGCCATCAAGGGCGTCAAGGCTGGTGGCAAGGTCGAAGTCACGATCAATGTTCTAGCCGATCTCGGCGTTACGGTTACAGCCCGGGAAGTTGGCGGTAAGGGTGGTGTGCGAGGAAACATCTAAGTCTAGAAGTGCTGGACTCAAAAGCAGGAACTTTGATTGAAAAGCCGCAATGATTTTATGAGTGGGTTTATAAGGGGGGTTGGCATGCAAAAAGCACGGGATTATTGGTAGATTCTAGAAGACACAATAGAGGGTTGTCAGGGATGAATTGAATAAAGACTTAACATTTAAAAGACTAATGTCGAACCATTTCTGTGGAAGCCCTTCAGGAAACATCGTTAAATAGGTACTCCAGGCGCCTCCTCGAGGCCGTGAACAAGCTCAGTTTCGACGTCTAAATTAGGCCCTTCACATTACCTGATTCCCATCACCTGGTAATCGCCAAGCAACGAGGTCGTTTCGCATATCATCCTCTCTAACCTCGCGGGTTCCCTTGTAACTCGCTTCACGCATTGGGTCGCTATCAAGTGTCATAGTAGACGTCATGCTCGCCATACTACGCGCGTGGTCGAGGTGGTGCTCATGGATGCGTACACCTTTGCGTCGGTTCGATGGAGTAACTGTAACTGTCGAGAAGCTCTTATCACTCGAATTACTTGGTGTGCGGCGATGTGAGGAGCCAGCTGGGCTGTTGTTTTGGTGGTTGTGCGAAGGCGAGGCAGTTCTGTTTgagtggtggtgatgatggtgatgagggtGAAGGAGGTTGTGAGTTATACGGCGAGTATCACGGGCTCGGATAGTATCACGTGGATCcatatcgtcgtcgtcgtcttctccaTCAGTGACAGGCGAAGCATTGTGAGGTTTGGTTTTCCAGCCGTTACCTCCGTTGAAAATGTCCTCAATGACTTCTTCGGCAGAGTGCTCATTCGGTTGCCGACTCCACGAAGCAGCGAGAACGCTTCGGTATAGGTCTTGGAGCTCAGCGGCGTCGCGAGGCTTAGACAAGTTGGGGACCGCGGCAGCTATTGCTATATGTTGTCAGCGGC
Proteins encoded in this window:
- a CDS encoding probable heat shock protein HSP70 (regulator protein involved in pleiotropic drug resistance) translates to MSDNAGAKGPEPGDRVAIGITFGNSNSSIAYTVDDKAEVIANEDGDRQIPTVLSYVDGDEYYGGQAKNFLVRNPDNTIANFRDFLGQEFKSIDPTHSHASAHPKDVSGTVAFSVKDKSEEETSTVSVSEATTRYLRRLVGSASDYLGKKVTSAVVTVPTNFTEKQREALIKAANDADIEILQLISDPVAAVLAYDARPEAKIEDKIIVVADLGGTRSDVAVVASRGGLYTILATAHDYEFAGVHLDNALMDHFAKEFQKKHSIDPRNNTRSLAKLRLESEATKRALSLGSNAQFSVESLADGFDFSVTINRIRYEMVARKVFEGFNRLIEGVVKKAGLDVLDIDEVILSGGTAHTPRIANNLRGIFPETTEIQAPATSVSAINPSELLARGAALQASLIQEYEAADIEQSTHPAVTTVKHISNAIGVITVGADGEDVFTPIIAPETAAPARRTIHIPAPKEGGDVLIKIVEGNTHIKVTKPEPKAKEENGDKDEDDSDFDDSDEEEEETREKIWKIGNPLAEAAIKGVKAGGKVEVTINVLADLGVTVTAREVGGKGGVRGNI
- a CDS encoding related to protein involved in ribosomal RNA processing, component of the exosome complex responsible codes for the protein MASDAVFVLPGDIIDPSLIPSHAKKPLRLGPGLRHVPPNDIVPTLAGQLVTDRQKNAIRVENARGKYTPRVGELVIGTVQRSAADLFYVTLSDYTAPALLPQLSFEGATKKTRPQLIAGALVYARIALANRHMDPEIECVSSSTGKSEGLGPLTGGMLYTVSLGMARRLMMPKSVQEGRIVVLEELGNAGLQFETATGRNGKFWVDSENVKTVIAVGRAVLETDERRLDVEEQKKLVRKIIKDLS